In a single window of the Desulfomonilaceae bacterium genome:
- a CDS encoding TatD family hydrolase, translating to MGQNALFRSNGSNETNLGLIDSHAHLELEPLLEQVPAVMERAVSAGLIAIITVGIDLDDAKVALSIAEQFDMVFAAIGFHPHNAKDVGDNDLLEMERLCDNPKVVGYGEIGLDFFRDRSPRDAQLAMFRNQIELAKKKNKPIIVHLRDAYEKGLAMLEKHAPYPAGVVIHCFSGDESDARRSLELGCHLSIPGTVTYKKNDRLRSIVQTIPDDRILLETDCPFLAPEPLRGKDNEPSYIVHTARKVAEIRAVDVGALGSLTAQNAIKLFNLPL from the coding sequence ATGGGACAAAATGCGCTTTTTCGCTCAAACGGTAGCAACGAGACCAACCTCGGATTGATTGACTCTCATGCCCATTTGGAGCTTGAGCCTCTCCTTGAGCAGGTTCCGGCGGTGATGGAAAGAGCCGTATCAGCCGGCCTAATAGCGATTATTACGGTTGGTATAGATCTTGACGACGCAAAAGTTGCGCTGAGTATAGCTGAACAGTTTGACATGGTATTTGCGGCCATCGGTTTTCATCCACATAACGCAAAAGACGTCGGAGACAACGATCTATTAGAAATGGAGCGTCTTTGTGATAACCCAAAGGTTGTGGGATACGGAGAAATTGGGCTTGATTTCTTCCGAGACAGGTCCCCCCGTGATGCGCAATTGGCTATGTTCAGGAATCAAATAGAGCTGGCAAAGAAAAAAAACAAGCCTATCATAGTGCACCTGCGGGATGCCTATGAGAAAGGTCTGGCGATGCTCGAGAAGCATGCGCCGTATCCTGCGGGTGTAGTCATCCATTGTTTCTCCGGGGATGAATCCGACGCGCGGCGTTCTTTGGAATTGGGATGTCACTTATCTATTCCGGGCACGGTCACGTACAAGAAAAACGACAGACTTAGGTCAATAGTGCAGACCATTCCGGACGACAGAATTCTTTTGGAAACGGATTGTCCCTTTCTCGCCCCTGAGCCATTGCGTGGAAAAGACAACGAGCCATCATATATTGTACACACTGCTCGAAAGGTTGCGGAAATCAGGGCCGTGGATGTTGGCGCTCTAGGATCGTTAACAGCCCAAAACGCTATTAAGCTGTTCAATTTGCCATTATGA
- a CDS encoding sugar kinase, with translation MSWLIVGTVPVQGDALMDDQCHLKSGKLFVGAKELPINRGTPALIAFACAVANTMGMDPPRALLAGDIGKGDGSEKVYRHLCETLPERQEKLLVFHYLMPDVYWLHQIMLRIESLSVKPTLIADAGFMYVAKMGGVAREFDLFTPDLGETAFLADESAPHPFYTRGLFLNENMNVSELIELAYKNENAARHLLVKGHVDYVASQIGIFSKISEPCVETMEPIGGTGDSLTGIVSALIEGGMGIPEAATMAARVNRYMGLLASPTPAWSIKDFLPFVPSAIALAKKSL, from the coding sequence ATGTCGTGGTTAATCGTGGGCACTGTGCCGGTTCAGGGCGACGCGCTCATGGATGATCAGTGTCACTTGAAATCTGGAAAGCTGTTCGTTGGAGCGAAAGAGCTTCCAATTAATCGGGGGACTCCCGCCCTGATAGCGTTCGCATGCGCAGTCGCAAACACTATGGGTATGGATCCGCCAAGAGCGCTACTGGCTGGAGACATAGGCAAGGGAGACGGCAGCGAGAAAGTTTACAGACATCTATGTGAAACCCTTCCCGAACGTCAAGAAAAGCTTCTGGTTTTTCATTATCTCATGCCCGATGTTTATTGGTTGCATCAAATCATGCTCCGAATAGAGAGTCTCTCCGTGAAGCCCACCCTGATTGCAGACGCAGGCTTTATGTATGTCGCTAAAATGGGAGGAGTCGCGCGGGAATTTGATCTGTTCACACCGGACTTGGGGGAAACTGCGTTTCTTGCTGATGAATCCGCTCCTCATCCTTTTTACACAAGAGGCTTGTTTCTCAACGAGAACATGAATGTGTCGGAGCTTATAGAACTGGCCTATAAGAATGAAAACGCGGCTCGCCACTTGCTGGTTAAAGGCCATGTTGATTACGTCGCCTCGCAAATTGGGATTTTTTCCAAAATCTCAGAACCATGTGTAGAAACAATGGAACCGATTGGAGGAACTGGGGACAGTCTAACCGGGATCGTCTCTGCTCTAATAGAGGGAGGGATGGGCATTCCAGAGGCTGCGACAATGGCAGCCCGAGTAAACCGCTACATGGGGCTTCTCGCGTCTCCAACTCCAGCCTGGTCTATTAAGGATTTTCTGCCTTTTGTCCCATCAGCGATTGCTCTGGCAAAAAAATCGCTCTGA
- a CDS encoding DUF3343 domain-containing protein, with amino-acid sequence MKKPRFLDTIANQLKNLGSGNHVHTDRGLLIFNNTSEVIRAETLLKREGIEVSVKGPPPSVRTGCDLAIEFPLNSGLKVAAILAHSKIEPLKMLPVSDPSLEPVSLFQTKDYGEYLMVRAANMKITISKIDEKIVNVSGGGCPDVPFLADQLVGKTLTNCPAPLSLGQTLCGYALYLAYEELIRQCRG; translated from the coding sequence CCTCGTTTCCTGGATACCATTGCCAATCAGTTGAAGAACCTCGGTTCCGGGAATCATGTCCACACTGATCGGGGCCTGTTGATCTTTAACAACACGAGTGAAGTAATAAGGGCCGAAACTTTGCTCAAACGAGAAGGGATAGAGGTCTCGGTAAAGGGACCTCCACCCTCTGTCCGAACCGGTTGTGATCTTGCCATTGAATTTCCATTGAACAGCGGCCTGAAGGTTGCTGCCATCCTTGCACACTCGAAAATCGAGCCACTTAAAATGCTTCCGGTGTCCGACCCTTCCCTGGAGCCGGTAAGCCTGTTTCAGACTAAGGATTACGGGGAATATCTTATGGTTCGAGCCGCCAACATGAAAATTACCATTTCCAAGATTGACGAAAAGATAGTCAATGTTTCCGGTGGTGGCTGCCCAGACGTTCCGTTCCTTGCTGACCAACTTGTGGGAAAAACATTGACGAACTGCCCTGCCCCTCTATCCCTTGGTCAAACTCTTTGCGGTTATGCCCTTTACCTTGCCTATGAGGAACTAATACGCCAATGTCGTGGTTAA